From Actinopolymorpha cephalotaxi, one genomic window encodes:
- a CDS encoding YggS family pyridoxal phosphate-dependent enzyme, with the protein MSPASDERRAQLAANLAAVRAQIERACELAGRSPEEVTLIAVTKTFPAEDVRLLAELGVRDFGENRHQEAQEKVAEVADPELTWHFVGQLQANKARAVAEYAAVVHSVDRVRLVDALRRAVAGREQPLRCLVQVDLSDPDGVDGVDRPGGAGGRGGVPPDQVAEVAGAVAAAPGLVLGGVMAVAPLGVPPGPAFARLAGVATEVRTEHPEATWVSAGMSADLEDAIAHGATHVRLGRRLLGERSYDR; encoded by the coding sequence TTGAGCCCGGCGAGCGACGAACGCCGGGCTCAGCTCGCCGCCAACCTCGCGGCCGTCCGGGCCCAGATCGAGCGGGCCTGCGAGCTGGCCGGTCGGTCACCTGAGGAGGTGACGCTGATCGCGGTCACCAAGACCTTCCCGGCCGAGGACGTACGCCTGCTCGCCGAACTCGGCGTCCGTGACTTCGGCGAGAACCGCCACCAGGAAGCGCAGGAGAAGGTGGCCGAGGTGGCGGATCCGGAGCTGACCTGGCACTTCGTCGGGCAGCTTCAGGCCAACAAGGCGCGTGCGGTGGCGGAGTACGCCGCGGTGGTCCACTCCGTCGACCGGGTGCGGCTGGTCGACGCGCTGCGGCGGGCAGTGGCCGGCCGCGAACAACCGCTGCGGTGCCTGGTCCAGGTCGACCTGAGCGACCCCGACGGCGTCGACGGCGTGGACCGGCCAGGCGGTGCGGGCGGACGTGGCGGGGTGCCGCCGGACCAGGTGGCCGAGGTCGCCGGCGCGGTGGCGGCGGCGCCCGGTCTGGTGCTCGGCGGGGTGATGGCGGTCGCGCCGCTGGGCGTACCACCGGGACCGGCGTTCGCCCGGCTGGCAGGGGTCGCCACCGAGGTACGCACGGAACATCCGGAGGCCACCTGGGTCTCCGCCGGAATGAGCGCGGACCTCGAGGACGCAATCGCCCATGGCGCGACACACGTACGGCTTGGGCGTCGGTTACTAGGTGAGCGAAGTTACGACAGGTAG
- a CDS encoding cell division protein SepF — translation MAGAMRKVAVYLGLVEDQGRYEDDYDGAYEGDYIDDGEDRDTREARGTRPAAQSPAESDEDKGGTVAAFPDRRQVQPAPEVEMSRITTLHPRTYNDARLIGEHFRDGTPVIMNLTGMDDSDAKRLVDFAAGLIFGLRGSIERVTAKVFLLSPANVKVRAEDKERMAEAGFFNQS, via the coding sequence ATGGCAGGCGCGATGCGCAAGGTCGCGGTGTACCTCGGTCTCGTAGAAGACCAGGGCCGTTACGAGGACGACTACGACGGGGCCTACGAGGGCGACTACATCGACGACGGTGAGGACCGCGACACCCGGGAGGCTCGGGGCACCCGTCCGGCTGCCCAGTCGCCGGCCGAGAGCGACGAGGACAAGGGCGGCACCGTGGCAGCATTTCCCGACCGACGTCAGGTCCAGCCGGCACCGGAGGTGGAGATGTCGCGGATCACGACGCTGCATCCCCGCACCTACAACGACGCCCGGCTGATCGGCGAGCACTTCCGCGACGGTACGCCGGTGATCATGAACCTCACCGGGATGGACGACTCCGACGCCAAGCGGTTGGTCGACTTCGCGGCCGGGCTGATCTTCGGGCTGCGGGGGAGCATCGAACGCGTGACGGCGAAGGTCTTCCTGCTCTCCCCGGCCAACGTGAAGGTCCGGGCCGAGGACAAGGAGCGGATGGCCGAGGCGGGTTTCTTCAACCAGAGCTGA
- a CDS encoding YggT family protein — protein sequence MQIIGEILYSVLWIFLVLLFVRLVVDWVQFFARSWEPRGVLLVILEGVYTVTDPPLKALRKVIPPLRLGGFALDLSFLLLIVIIYVLQALVLAIFGR from the coding sequence GTGCAGATCATCGGCGAGATCCTGTACTCCGTACTATGGATCTTCCTCGTGTTGCTCTTCGTCCGGCTGGTGGTGGACTGGGTGCAGTTCTTCGCCCGGTCCTGGGAGCCACGCGGGGTCCTGCTCGTCATCCTCGAGGGCGTCTACACCGTCACCGACCCACCGCTGAAGGCGCTCCGCAAGGTCATCCCGCCCCTTCGGCTGGGCGGCTTCGCCCTGGATCTGTCGTTCCTGCTGCTGATCGTGATCATCTACGTCCTCCAGGCACTGGTGCTGGCGATCTTCGGCCGGTGA
- a CDS encoding DivIVA domain-containing protein, with protein sequence MPLTPEDVRNKRFTPVRLREGYDMGEVDQFLDEVESELERLNHENEDLRQKLASAQRGDGDRDRGRDSGRDTGRDSGYGKPEQPEPQQPQVRQTTPQPGPSSIAEASSAAARLLEIATQNADQLVSESKEQGNRILSDARARAERLENEARGLASRLESEARSKSEQLDRDTAERRTQLFGQLEKEKTRLQREVDELRTYERQYRSRLKAYFESQLRVLAGQGNLENGLESGNGPRSGNSHKPALATGGDREERGERERERGGRGDRMNSGGTPRLNALLEDDDDSSL encoded by the coding sequence ATGCCGTTGACACCCGAGGACGTGCGCAACAAGCGCTTCACGCCCGTCCGTTTGCGGGAGGGTTACGACATGGGAGAGGTGGACCAGTTCCTCGACGAAGTCGAGTCCGAACTCGAACGCCTCAACCACGAGAACGAAGACCTTCGGCAGAAGCTCGCCTCCGCGCAGCGTGGCGACGGAGACCGCGACCGCGGCCGTGACAGTGGACGTGACACTGGGCGCGACAGCGGTTACGGCAAGCCCGAGCAGCCCGAGCCGCAGCAGCCCCAGGTCCGGCAGACGACGCCGCAGCCGGGCCCGTCCAGCATCGCCGAGGCGTCCAGCGCCGCGGCCCGCCTGCTGGAGATCGCGACGCAGAACGCCGACCAGCTCGTGTCGGAGAGCAAGGAGCAGGGCAACCGGATCCTGAGCGACGCCCGGGCACGGGCCGAGCGGCTGGAGAACGAAGCCCGCGGTCTGGCCAGCAGGCTGGAGTCCGAGGCTCGGTCGAAGTCGGAGCAGCTCGACCGGGACACCGCCGAGCGCCGCACTCAGCTCTTCGGCCAGCTGGAGAAGGAGAAGACCCGGCTGCAGCGTGAGGTCGACGAGCTGCGCACCTACGAGCGGCAGTACCGCAGCCGCCTGAAGGCCTACTTCGAGAGCCAGCTTCGGGTTCTCGCGGGCCAGGGAAACCTGGAGAACGGCCTGGAGTCGGGCAACGGCCCGCGTTCGGGCAACTCCCACAAGCCGGCGCTCGCGACCGGCGGTGACCGGGAGGAGCGCGGCGAGCGGGAGCGTGAGCGCGGTGGACGTGGCGACCGGATGAACTCCGGTGGCACGCCCCGGCTCAACGCCCTTCTCGAGGACGACGACGACTCCTCGCTGTAG
- a CDS encoding TraR/DksA family transcriptional regulator: MHTGRKCGTVSPYVRRAVVDVVEQAGDTGEETGAPGGSATAAKKTASAKKTASAKKAPSAKKAAAAKKTASAKKAGSAQKAASAKKAGSAQRTAPGRKAPASRSTPAGKAAPGLEAGAPGEQAVPSAPPAVEPADVEPAELEPADPAGRAARLVVRPDEEPWTPAELDGVRQELTGTVDRLEEELHSAADDIADLLRDSGDGAGDDEADTGSKTFEREHEISLANNTRDMLAQTRRALVRIDDGSYGVCEGCGQPIGKARLLAFPRATLCVSCKQKEERR; the protein is encoded by the coding sequence GTGCACACTGGCAGGAAGTGCGGGACGGTCTCGCCGTACGTACGCAGGGCGGTGGTCGACGTGGTGGAGCAGGCAGGCGACACGGGCGAGGAGACGGGCGCGCCGGGCGGGAGCGCGACCGCCGCGAAGAAGACGGCGTCCGCCAAGAAGACCGCGTCTGCGAAGAAGGCCCCGTCGGCGAAGAAGGCCGCGGCCGCGAAGAAGACGGCCTCCGCGAAGAAGGCCGGATCCGCGCAGAAGGCCGCGTCGGCGAAGAAGGCCGGCTCCGCGCAGAGGACCGCCCCGGGCCGGAAGGCGCCCGCGAGCAGGAGCACCCCGGCCGGGAAGGCGGCACCAGGGCTCGAGGCCGGTGCGCCCGGTGAGCAGGCCGTGCCCTCCGCACCGCCCGCCGTGGAGCCGGCCGATGTGGAGCCCGCCGAGCTGGAGCCGGCCGACCCGGCCGGGCGGGCCGCGCGGCTGGTGGTACGTCCGGACGAGGAGCCGTGGACACCGGCGGAGCTGGACGGGGTCCGCCAGGAGCTGACCGGCACGGTCGACCGACTGGAGGAGGAGTTGCACTCCGCCGCCGACGACATCGCCGACCTGCTGCGCGACAGCGGCGACGGGGCCGGCGACGACGAGGCCGACACCGGCTCGAAGACCTTCGAACGCGAGCACGAGATCTCCCTCGCCAACAACACCAGGGACATGCTCGCCCAGACCCGCCGGGCGCTGGTCAGAATCGACGACGGCAGCTACGGCGTGTGCGAGGGCTGCGGCCAACCCATCGGCAAGGCTCGGTTGCTGGCATTCCCTCGTGCGACACTGTGCGTGTCATGCAAACAGAAGGAAGAGCGTCGCTGA
- the lspA gene encoding signal peptidase II: MQTEGRASLNDANADRRRRRQLGLFAAVAFVVLAVDIVTKIIAMSQLADREPIRLAGGLLTLLLVRNSGAAFGLAEGYTIILSLVALAVVVVVLRLSRTLRSTPWAIALGLLLGGAFGNLSDRIFREPGFLRGHVVDFLALPNWPVFNVADASICAAAALIIVLAMRGRRWDGTIEESGRRPDSDKPDTSARQAHEPPQTPGVAADEPALRKAE, encoded by the coding sequence ATGCAAACAGAAGGAAGAGCGTCGCTGAACGACGCCAACGCAGACCGCCGTCGGCGCCGCCAGCTCGGGCTCTTCGCCGCGGTGGCGTTCGTCGTGCTGGCCGTCGACATCGTGACCAAGATCATCGCCATGTCCCAGCTGGCCGACCGGGAGCCCATCCGGCTGGCCGGCGGGTTGCTGACGCTGCTGCTGGTCCGCAACTCCGGAGCGGCGTTCGGCCTGGCCGAGGGCTACACGATCATTCTGTCCCTGGTCGCGCTGGCCGTGGTGGTCGTCGTGCTCCGGCTGTCCCGCACGCTCAGGAGCACTCCGTGGGCGATCGCGCTCGGACTTCTGCTGGGTGGTGCGTTCGGCAACCTCTCCGACCGGATCTTCCGGGAGCCGGGGTTCCTGCGCGGCCACGTGGTCGACTTCCTGGCGCTGCCGAACTGGCCGGTGTTCAACGTCGCCGACGCCTCGATCTGTGCGGCCGCCGCGCTGATCATCGTGCTGGCGATGCGGGGCCGCCGCTGGGACGGCACCATCGAGGAGTCCGGCCGCCGGCCCGACTCGGACAAGCCGGACACGAGTGCCCGGCAGGCGCACGAGCCGCCCCAAACTCCCGGAGTCGCCGCCGACGAGCCGGCGCTGAGGAAGGCGGAGTGA
- a CDS encoding RluA family pseudouridine synthase has translation MSATAATGAADRRGLPVPEGLEGERLDAALGRLFGLSRTKAADLIENGLVRVDGEAVPKSERVSAGAWLEVELPRPQEPVAPARVEGMRIVHDDADIVVVDKPIGVAAHPSPGWRGPTVIGHLAAAGFRITTSGAAERQGVVHRLDVGTSGLMVVAKSEHAYSVLKRAFKEREVEKIYHALVQGHPDPSRGTVDAPIDRHPTHDYKWAVVAEGKPSVTHYETLEALRHASLLEVRLETGRTHQIRVHMSAVRHPCVGDLTYGADPVLAGRLGLTRQWLHAARLGFEHPSTGEWVAFQASYPDDLAEALERARADSERSR, from the coding sequence GTGAGCGCGACGGCCGCCACCGGAGCGGCGGACCGGCGAGGGCTGCCGGTGCCGGAGGGTCTGGAGGGCGAACGCCTGGACGCGGCTCTCGGCCGGCTCTTCGGGCTGTCCCGGACGAAGGCCGCCGACCTGATCGAGAACGGCCTGGTCCGGGTCGACGGCGAGGCGGTGCCGAAGTCCGAGCGGGTGAGTGCGGGCGCCTGGCTTGAGGTCGAGCTTCCCCGCCCGCAGGAGCCGGTCGCTCCCGCCCGGGTGGAGGGGATGCGGATCGTTCACGACGATGCGGACATCGTGGTGGTCGACAAGCCGATCGGTGTGGCGGCTCACCCCAGCCCCGGGTGGCGGGGCCCGACCGTGATCGGCCACCTGGCCGCCGCGGGCTTCCGGATCACCACCTCCGGCGCCGCCGAGCGCCAGGGGGTCGTGCACCGGCTCGACGTGGGCACCAGCGGCCTGATGGTGGTGGCGAAGTCCGAGCACGCCTACTCCGTCCTGAAGCGGGCGTTCAAGGAACGCGAGGTGGAGAAGATCTACCACGCGCTCGTCCAGGGCCACCCCGATCCGAGCCGTGGCACGGTGGACGCGCCAATCGACCGGCACCCCACCCACGACTACAAGTGGGCGGTCGTCGCCGAGGGCAAGCCGTCGGTGACCCACTACGAGACGCTGGAGGCGCTGCGGCACGCCTCCCTGCTGGAGGTACGCCTGGAGACCGGGCGTACCCACCAGATCCGGGTGCACATGAGCGCGGTCCGGCACCCGTGTGTCGGCGACCTGACCTACGGCGCCGACCCGGTGCTCGCGGGCCGGCTGGGGCTCACCCGCCAGTGGCTGCACGCGGCGCGCCTGGGGTTCGAGCACCCGTCGACGGGGGAGTGGGTGGCGTTCCAGGCGTCCTACCCCGACGATCTCGCCGAGGCGCTGGAGCGGGCCCGGGCCGACTCCGAACGGTCCAGGTGA
- a CDS encoding chorismate mutase, which yields MHRSVTDQPVAALTARPLPASLPEARAAIDEVDTALAALLEYRAGLTEQVQQLKPVGGRAGRDPDREAEIVAGMARQAPRLGRERLRRIMTAVIEESLDLAERGAATTR from the coding sequence GTGCACCGATCCGTGACCGACCAGCCGGTCGCCGCCCTGACCGCTCGCCCGCTGCCGGCGTCGCTGCCCGAGGCCCGGGCCGCGATCGACGAGGTGGACACCGCCCTGGCCGCCCTGCTCGAGTACCGCGCCGGGCTGACCGAGCAGGTCCAGCAGCTGAAGCCGGTCGGCGGCCGCGCCGGCCGTGACCCCGACCGGGAGGCGGAGATCGTCGCCGGCATGGCCCGCCAGGCACCCCGCCTCGGCCGGGAACGCCTCCGCCGGATCATGACCGCCGTGATCGAGGAGTCTCTCGACCTCGCCGAGCGTGGCGCCGCGACGACTCGTTGA
- the dnaE gene encoding DNA polymerase III subunit alpha, whose amino-acid sequence MSDSFVHLHVHTEYSMLDGAAKLKDMFAEAQRLQMPAVAITDHGNLHGAYDFFTRATAAGITPIIGLEAYVAPTSRYHKAPVRWGQQHQKGDDVSGAGAFTHMTIWARNAVGLHNLFRLQTRASMEGFFRKPRIDRELLAEYSDGLMATTGCPSGEISTRIRLGQEKEALDAAADFGDIFGRENYFVELMDHGIDIDKRARGGLEKIAGELGLQYVVTNDSHYTYEHESTAHAALLCVQTASTLAAPTFQFEGSGYYLKPAEEMRALDSSEAWQSGCRTTLAIAERVDTTGMFEFRNLMPRFDIPEGHTDDSWLREETWRGMDRRFADGYDETYRKQVEYELGIILQMGFPAYFLVVADFIMWAKNNGIAVGPGRGSAAGSLVAYALGITDVDPLQHGLLFERFLNPERVSMPDIDIDFDERRRGEVIRYVTEKYGDDKVAQIATFGTIKAKAAIKDSSRVLGYPYALGDKITKAMPPAVMGKDIPLTGIFDKGHPRHSEAGEVRALYEQDHDVKKVIDTAKGLEGLIRQTGVHAAGVIMSAEPLADHVPLMKREADGAVITQFDYPTCETLGLLKMDFLGLRNLTIMDDAVRNIAMSRGEQIDLLKLPLDDKQTYELLARGDTLGIFQMDGGGMRSLLRLMRPDNFEDISAASALYRPGPMGANSHTNYALRKNGQQEITPIHPELEEACEEILGPTYGLIVYQEQVQRLAQKVAGYSLGQADLLRKAMGKKKKEVLDKEFGPFSEGMHSRGYSDAAVKTLWDILVPFSDYAFNKAHTAAYGLVSYWTAYLKANYPAEYMAALLTSVQDDKDKMAIYLNACRRSGIKVLPPDVNDSAANFTPVGTDIRFGLTAIRNVGANVVEAIVAAREAKGRFADASDFMAKVPATVCNKRVLESLSKAGAFDSLGHRRRALVAWHEDAVEYYIDQKRQEAIGQDSLFGFGGGDQADVAALMSPQVPEIGEWDKQTLLAHEREMLGLYVSDHPLFGIEHVLTNASDCTIGTLLADEDRPDGSIVTVGGLITSITRKMTKRGDPWAIVTLEDLEGGIDVMFFPSTYQLTALQLTEDAVVVVKGRLDRRDDVPQLIAMELSVPDISSDQQTGPFAISLARERCTPPVVDRLKEIFSTHPGMTQIHLHLRSETKTMVMRLEDRWRVTPSTALMGDLKALLGPGCVRS is encoded by the coding sequence ATGTCGGACTCGTTCGTCCACCTGCACGTCCACACCGAGTACTCCATGCTCGACGGCGCGGCGAAGCTCAAGGACATGTTCGCCGAGGCCCAGCGTCTCCAGATGCCGGCCGTCGCGATCACCGACCACGGCAACCTGCACGGGGCGTACGACTTCTTCACCAGGGCGACCGCGGCGGGAATCACGCCGATCATCGGCCTGGAGGCCTACGTCGCCCCGACCTCCCGCTACCACAAGGCGCCGGTCCGCTGGGGTCAGCAGCACCAGAAGGGCGACGACGTCTCCGGCGCCGGCGCGTTCACCCACATGACCATCTGGGCGCGCAACGCGGTCGGCCTGCACAACCTGTTCCGGCTGCAGACCCGGGCGTCGATGGAGGGCTTCTTCCGCAAGCCCCGGATCGACCGGGAACTGCTCGCGGAGTACAGCGACGGTCTGATGGCCACCACCGGCTGCCCGTCGGGGGAGATCTCCACCCGCATCCGGCTCGGGCAGGAGAAGGAGGCGCTGGACGCCGCGGCCGACTTCGGCGACATCTTCGGCCGGGAGAACTACTTCGTCGAGCTGATGGACCACGGCATCGACATCGACAAGCGGGCGCGCGGGGGTCTGGAGAAGATCGCGGGCGAGCTCGGCCTGCAGTACGTCGTCACCAACGACTCCCACTACACCTACGAGCACGAGTCGACCGCGCACGCCGCGCTGTTGTGCGTCCAGACCGCGTCCACGCTGGCCGCGCCGACCTTCCAGTTCGAGGGGTCGGGCTACTACCTCAAGCCGGCGGAGGAGATGCGCGCGCTGGACTCCTCGGAGGCCTGGCAGTCCGGCTGCCGTACCACCCTCGCGATCGCGGAGCGGGTGGACACCACGGGGATGTTCGAGTTCCGCAACCTCATGCCGCGGTTCGACATCCCCGAGGGCCACACCGACGACTCGTGGCTGCGGGAGGAGACCTGGCGGGGCATGGACCGCCGGTTCGCCGACGGGTACGACGAGACCTACCGCAAGCAGGTGGAGTACGAGCTCGGGATCATCCTGCAGATGGGTTTCCCGGCGTACTTCCTGGTCGTCGCGGACTTCATCATGTGGGCCAAGAACAACGGCATCGCGGTGGGCCCCGGCCGTGGTTCGGCGGCGGGCAGCCTGGTGGCGTACGCGCTCGGCATCACCGACGTCGACCCGCTCCAGCACGGCCTGCTGTTCGAGCGGTTCCTCAACCCCGAACGCGTCTCGATGCCCGACATCGACATCGACTTCGACGAGCGCCGGCGGGGCGAGGTCATCCGCTACGTCACCGAGAAGTACGGCGACGACAAGGTCGCCCAGATCGCGACCTTCGGCACGATCAAGGCGAAGGCTGCGATCAAGGACTCCTCCCGGGTCCTCGGCTACCCCTACGCGCTCGGCGACAAGATCACCAAGGCGATGCCGCCGGCGGTGATGGGCAAGGACATCCCGCTCACCGGGATCTTCGACAAGGGCCACCCGCGGCACAGCGAGGCGGGGGAGGTCCGGGCGCTCTACGAGCAGGACCACGACGTCAAGAAGGTCATCGACACCGCGAAGGGCCTGGAGGGCCTGATCCGCCAGACCGGCGTGCACGCGGCCGGGGTGATCATGTCCGCCGAGCCGCTGGCCGACCACGTGCCGCTGATGAAGCGCGAGGCCGACGGCGCGGTGATCACGCAGTTCGACTACCCGACCTGCGAGACGCTCGGCCTGCTGAAGATGGACTTCCTCGGGCTGCGCAACCTCACCATCATGGACGACGCGGTCCGCAACATCGCGATGAGCCGCGGCGAGCAGATCGACCTGCTCAAGCTCCCGCTGGACGACAAGCAGACGTACGAGCTCCTCGCCCGCGGCGACACCCTCGGCATCTTCCAGATGGACGGCGGCGGGATGCGCTCGCTGCTGCGGCTGATGCGGCCGGACAACTTCGAGGACATCTCCGCGGCCAGCGCGCTCTACCGCCCCGGCCCGATGGGCGCCAACTCCCACACCAACTACGCCCTTCGCAAGAACGGCCAGCAGGAGATCACGCCGATCCACCCCGAGCTGGAGGAGGCGTGTGAGGAGATCCTCGGCCCGACGTATGGCCTGATCGTCTACCAGGAGCAGGTGCAGCGGCTCGCCCAGAAGGTCGCCGGCTACTCGCTGGGACAGGCCGACCTGCTCCGCAAGGCGATGGGCAAGAAGAAGAAGGAGGTCCTGGACAAGGAGTTCGGGCCCTTCAGCGAGGGCATGCACTCCCGGGGCTACTCCGACGCCGCCGTCAAGACGCTGTGGGACATCCTCGTCCCCTTCTCCGACTACGCGTTCAACAAGGCGCACACCGCCGCGTACGGCCTGGTGTCGTACTGGACCGCCTACCTCAAGGCCAACTACCCGGCCGAGTACATGGCCGCGCTCCTCACCTCGGTGCAGGACGACAAGGACAAGATGGCCATCTACCTGAACGCCTGCCGGCGTTCGGGCATCAAGGTCCTGCCACCCGACGTGAACGACTCCGCGGCCAACTTCACCCCCGTCGGCACCGACATCCGGTTCGGGCTGACCGCGATCCGCAACGTCGGCGCCAACGTCGTGGAGGCGATCGTCGCCGCGCGGGAGGCGAAGGGCCGGTTCGCCGACGCGAGCGACTTCATGGCAAAGGTGCCCGCGACCGTGTGCAACAAGCGGGTGCTGGAGTCGCTGTCCAAGGCGGGCGCGTTCGACTCGCTCGGCCACCGCCGGCGCGCGCTGGTCGCCTGGCACGAGGACGCGGTGGAGTACTACATCGACCAGAAGCGCCAGGAGGCGATCGGCCAGGACTCGCTGTTCGGTTTCGGCGGCGGCGACCAGGCCGACGTGGCCGCGCTGATGTCGCCGCAGGTGCCCGAGATCGGGGAGTGGGACAAGCAGACCCTGCTCGCGCACGAGCGGGAGATGCTCGGGCTGTACGTCTCCGACCACCCGCTCTTCGGCATCGAGCACGTGCTGACGAACGCCTCCGACTGCACCATCGGCACCCTGCTCGCCGACGAGGACCGTCCCGACGGCTCCATCGTCACCGTCGGCGGACTGATCACCTCGATCACCCGGAAGATGACCAAGCGGGGCGACCCGTGGGCGATCGTCACCCTGGAGGACCTCGAGGGTGGGATCGACGTGATGTTCTTCCCGTCGACCTACCAGCTCACCGCCCTGCAGCTCACCGAGGACGCCGTAGTGGTCGTGAAGGGCCGGCTGGACCGGCGCGACGACGTTCCGCAACTGATCGCGATGGAGTTGTCCGTGCCCGACATCAGCAGCGACCAGCAGACCGGGCCGTTTGCGATCTCCCTGGCCCGGGAGCGGTGCACACCACCGGTGGTCGACCGGCTCAAGGAGATCTTCTCCACCCATCCGGGGATGACCCAGATCCACCTTCACCTGCGCTCGGAGACCAAGACGATGGTGATGCGGCTGGAGGACCGCTGGCGGGTCACGCCGTCGACGGCGCTGATGGGCGACCTCAAGGCACTGCTCGGGCCGGGGTGTGTCCGTTCCTGA
- a CDS encoding DUF3352 domain-containing protein — translation MSDDRTPPPRDPDRPGPPGAGGPSPQWRPADRPPAPQQGQGQPGQQPPRGPQPGQQGQYGRPDQQGQQPPRGPQPGQPGQPGQPGPSGQYGRPDQYDQQAQQSSYGRQVPGAPQPGQGGPGPYAQQAGAAGGYAGGGQGGGQGGGGDAPWTPGQPGGPEVIDGDRRGGGGRRWLIAALAAVLVLAVGGGAWAFSRIGGGGTQPEEVLPANAVAFFRIDLDPSVQQKAAIFNVVRKFPDARKRIGEGDDLRKALFDAIKKDDPKLRDADYAKDVEPWLGDRAGVAVLPGADGKDTETVAAVQIKDEDKARVGIKKLGGADDKSGYAFVDDYMLVADSQSRADALASSVKDSPLSSNETFKGDVGEVDEGVMSFWADVPKLSRLTGARAAQLPTMSTQGRLVGGLSFTSDSVQLVAKTRGAKLPSLQGTGIKLGELPSSTVAALSVSGAGPALEKGWPDLRKTLEASGQAAQLDSFVQAAQSQFGIRIPADLNTLLGKEFTLAMDERGMERLTGQGSAGQDGSPQLPLVGFRSTTDVAKARQLLPKIDQLLGASGAGVQLGKATGSDQVALATSQAYADELVKGGDLGGNDTFTKAVEGADKAQFGAFVDLDKLEKLYLPSMPASDRANLEVLKAVGMSGTTDADGGTFTLRVLVD, via the coding sequence ATGTCCGACGACCGCACGCCACCACCTCGCGATCCCGACCGTCCGGGCCCGCCCGGCGCGGGCGGGCCATCGCCTCAGTGGCGGCCCGCCGACCGGCCGCCGGCGCCGCAGCAGGGGCAGGGACAGCCGGGGCAGCAGCCGCCGCGCGGCCCGCAGCCGGGTCAGCAGGGTCAGTACGGCCGGCCGGATCAGCAGGGCCAGCAGCCGCCGCGCGGTCCGCAGCCGGGTCAGCCCGGCCAGCCCGGCCAGCCCGGCCCCTCGGGCCAGTACGGCCGGCCTGATCAGTACGACCAGCAGGCGCAGCAGTCTTCATACGGCCGGCAGGTGCCGGGTGCGCCCCAGCCCGGTCAGGGCGGACCGGGCCCCTATGCCCAGCAGGCCGGTGCCGCCGGTGGGTACGCCGGTGGTGGCCAGGGCGGCGGCCAGGGTGGTGGCGGTGACGCTCCGTGGACTCCGGGTCAACCCGGCGGACCCGAGGTGATCGATGGTGACCGCCGTGGTGGCGGTGGCCGGCGGTGGCTGATCGCCGCGCTGGCGGCGGTCCTCGTTCTCGCCGTCGGCGGCGGCGCGTGGGCGTTCTCTCGGATCGGCGGCGGCGGTACGCAGCCGGAGGAGGTGCTGCCGGCCAACGCGGTCGCCTTCTTCCGGATAGACCTCGACCCGTCGGTGCAGCAGAAGGCCGCGATCTTCAACGTCGTGCGGAAGTTCCCCGACGCGCGCAAGCGGATCGGCGAGGGCGACGACCTCCGCAAGGCGCTGTTCGACGCGATCAAGAAGGACGACCCGAAGCTGCGGGACGCCGACTACGCGAAGGACGTCGAGCCCTGGCTCGGTGACCGGGCCGGCGTGGCGGTGCTGCCAGGCGCTGACGGCAAGGACACCGAGACGGTCGCCGCGGTCCAGATCAAGGACGAGGACAAGGCCCGAGTCGGAATCAAGAAGCTCGGCGGAGCGGACGACAAGAGCGGCTACGCGTTCGTCGACGACTACATGCTGGTGGCCGACTCCCAGTCGCGCGCCGACGCGCTGGCCTCCTCGGTGAAGGACAGCCCGCTGTCGTCCAACGAGACGTTCAAGGGTGACGTCGGCGAGGTCGACGAGGGCGTCATGTCCTTCTGGGCCGACGTGCCCAAGCTGAGCCGGCTGACCGGCGCGCGGGCCGCGCAGCTGCCCACGATGTCGACGCAGGGCCGGCTGGTCGGTGGCCTGAGCTTCACCAGCGACTCGGTCCAGTTGGTCGCCAAGACGCGCGGAGCGAAGCTGCCCTCGCTGCAGGGCACCGGCATCAAGCTGGGTGAGCTGCCCTCGTCCACCGTCGCGGCGCTGTCGGTGTCCGGGGCGGGTCCCGCGCTGGAGAAGGGCTGGCCCGACCTCCGCAAGACGCTGGAGGCCAGCGGCCAGGCCGCGCAACTGGACTCCTTCGTGCAGGCGGCACAGAGCCAGTTCGGGATCCGGATTCCGGCCGACCTGAACACCCTGCTGGGCAAGGAGTTCACCCTCGCCATGGACGAGCGCGGGATGGAACGCCTGACCGGGCAGGGGTCGGCGGGCCAGGACGGCTCCCCGCAGCTTCCGCTGGTCGGCTTCCGGTCCACCACCGACGTCGCCAAGGCGCGGCAGCTGCTGCCGAAGATCGACCAGCTGCTCGGTGCGTCCGGCGCCGGCGTCCAGTTGGGCAAGGCCACCGGTTCGGACCAGGTAGCCCTCGCGACCAGCCAGGCCTACGCCGACGAGCTGGTCAAGGGCGGCGACCTGGGCGGCAACGACACCTTCACCAAGGCCGTGGAGGGCGCTGACAAGGCGCAGTTCGGCGCGTTCGTCGACCTGGACAAGCTGGAGAAGCTCTACCTCCCCAGCATGCCTGCGAGCGACCGGGCCAACCTCGAGGTGCTGAAGGCGGTCGGCATGTCCGGCACCACCGACGCCGACGGCGGCACCTTCACCCTCCGGGTGCTGGTCGACTGA